CGATCAGTTTGTGCCAAAGATGAGCTATACCTATACCTATAATAGTCCGCTCAACTATCGTCATCCTATCACCTGGTCTACTACGGTGAGCGAAGCTGGTAATGTCTTGGCAACAGGTTATCTGATAGCAGGCAAAAAATGGAATGATAAGGATAAGCAGATGTTTAAAAATCCTTTTGCACAATTTCTTAAGTTAGAGACTGATTTCGTAAAATATTGGAAGTTGACGGAAAAATCCACGCTTGTTGGGCATTTGAATGCTGGTGTAGTCTGGAGTTATGGAAATACGGAAAAAGCTCCTTATTATGAGCAGTTCTATGTAGGAGGAGCCAATAGCATCCGAGCTTTCAATGTAAGAAGTATCGGACCGGGCAAATTTGCGCCTACTAATAGTAAGTTCTCATATATAGACCAGACGGGTGACATTAAGTTTGTTGCCAATCTGGAATATAGACCAAGAATTTGGGGTGATTTGTATGGTGCAATATTTCTGGATATGGGTAATGTCTGGAATATCCATGAAGAGGAGTATAGCGAAAATGGAAATTTTTATGCCCGAAACTTTTTTAAACAGATGGCTGTGGGTACGGGTGTTGGTGTCAGATATGACATGGGAATGTTTGTGATTCGTCTGGATTGGGGACTTGGATTGCATCTTCCTTACGAAACTGGCAAGAACGGATTTTATAATATTCACCGATTCAAAGATTCTCATAGTTTCCATTTTGCCGTGGGCTATCCTTTCTAGGAATGCCGGATTTTAGAAATACCAGAATAAGTTTCTGTAGATATCGACAAAAGTTTCTATAAATGTCGAAAATTATTTTTGAACTTCCAATTTAGGAATGTTGAAGGTGGTTCTCGGAATACAGTAAAATGTTTCTCAGAATACGGTAAATCGTTCATTGAATGCTATAAAACGGCAGAACTTTTACTTTTATTTGATTTAAATCTAAAAAAAAGAGAAAATATAGTGGCACTCGCAAAATTTTTAGTACTTTTGCAGTCAGTATTAAACTATCAACTATTAATAAAATAAATAATATGAAGCCAACACTATTGCTTTTAGCGGCAGGCATGGGTAGCCGCTACGGTGGTTTGAAACAGCTTGATGGTCTAGGTCCTAATGGTGAGACTATCATGGATTATAGCATTTATGATGCAATCCAGGCAGGTTTCGGTAAAATTGTTTTTGTAATCCGCAAGGATTTCGAGGATCAGTTCCGTGAGAAGATTCTTTCCAAATATGAAGGACATATTCCAGCAGAACTCTGTTTTCAGTCTTTGGATGCACTTCCAGAAGGTTTTTCTGTACCAGAAGGTCGTGAGAAGCCTTGGGGTACTAATCATGCTGTATTGATGGCTAAGGATGTTATCAACGAGCCTTTCTGTGTTATCAACTGTGATGATTTCTATAATCGTGATTGCTTTATGGTAATCGGCAAGTTCCTTTCAGAACTTCCAGAGGGTAGCAAGAATCGCTATGCAATGGTAGGTTTCCGTGTAGGCAATACTTTGAGCGACAATGGTACAGTTGCACGTGGTATTTGCTCTAAGGATGCAGATGAGAATCTGACTACTTGTGTAGAGCGTACTGAGATTATGCGTATTGATGGTAAGGTATCTTATAAGGACGAAGAAGGCCAGTGGGTAGCTGTAGGTGATAATACTCCTGTATCTATGAACGTATGGGGCTTTACTCCTGACTATTTTGAGCACAGTGAGGCTTACTTCAAAGAGTTCCTGAGCGATCCTAAGAATATGGAGAACAAGAAAGCTGAGTTCTTTATCCCATTGATGGTCAACAAACTGATTAATGAAGGTACTTCTACTGTCAAGGTATTGGATACTACAAGTAAGTGGTTTGGTGTAACTTATTCAGCAGACCGCCAGAGCGTTGTAGAGAAAATT
This is a stretch of genomic DNA from Segatella hominis. It encodes these proteins:
- a CDS encoding nucleotidyltransferase yields the protein MKPTLLLLAAGMGSRYGGLKQLDGLGPNGETIMDYSIYDAIQAGFGKIVFVIRKDFEDQFREKILSKYEGHIPAELCFQSLDALPEGFSVPEGREKPWGTNHAVLMAKDVINEPFCVINCDDFYNRDCFMVIGKFLSELPEGSKNRYAMVGFRVGNTLSDNGTVARGICSKDADENLTTCVERTEIMRIDGKVSYKDEEGQWVAVGDNTPVSMNVWGFTPDYFEHSEAYFKEFLSDPKNMENKKAEFFIPLMVNKLINEGTSTVKVLDTTSKWFGVTYSADRQSVVEKIQSLIDEGVYPNKLF